A part of Synechococcus sp. KORDI-49 genomic DNA contains:
- a CDS encoding ATP-binding protein produces the protein MLIGPPASGKSTTAQELAAQLQALVLSTDVLREELWGDAAIQGPWPVLERVLHSRIQESVEAGRPVLIDATHARRRWRRRLIHASGLPAEVHWVGWWMQTPLSICLVWNRRRTRLVPEEVIRRFAATLSDPQASPTLSEGFAALHPLDPSRGGLQDQIRQALEGTALNQGTDDATTEA, from the coding sequence ATGCTGATCGGTCCTCCGGCCAGCGGCAAATCCACCACCGCTCAAGAGCTGGCAGCACAGCTGCAGGCCCTGGTTCTGTCAACGGATGTGCTGCGTGAGGAGCTGTGGGGAGATGCGGCGATTCAGGGTCCCTGGCCCGTCCTTGAACGCGTGCTGCACAGCAGGATCCAGGAGTCCGTCGAAGCCGGGCGACCCGTTTTGATCGATGCCACCCACGCCCGCCGCCGCTGGAGGCGGCGGTTGATCCACGCATCCGGCCTGCCTGCCGAGGTGCACTGGGTGGGCTGGTGGATGCAGACGCCGCTCAGCATCTGTCTGGTCTGGAATCGACGCCGCACCCGCCTGGTGCCGGAGGAGGTGATCCGTCGGTTCGCCGCCACACTTTCAGACCCGCAGGCCTCTCCGACGCTGTCGGAAGGCTTTGCAGCCCTGCATCCACTGGATCCCAGCCGCGGGGGCCTGCAGGATCAGATCCGCCAGGCCCTCGAGGGAACAGCGCTCAATCAGGGAACAGATGACGCGACGACTGAAGCCTGA
- a CDS encoding DUF3303 domain-containing protein yields the protein MTFLMHWQFKTGYHEQAARRFMSTGAPMPEGCSSWTRYHAPGSVEGWIIVETDDAGVCYEHAAEWAEFLNWTVTPVFPDEQAGALISKVYS from the coding sequence ATGACCTTCTTGATGCATTGGCAATTCAAGACCGGCTACCACGAGCAGGCAGCCCGTCGTTTCATGAGCACCGGCGCTCCGATGCCGGAAGGGTGCAGCTCCTGGACGCGCTACCACGCCCCCGGATCCGTCGAGGGCTGGATCATCGTTGAAACGGATGATGCCGGCGTCTGTTACGAGCACGCCGCCGAGTGGGCTGAATTCCTGAACTGGACGGTCACTCCGGTTTTCCCTGATGAGCAGGCCGGAGCACTGATCTCGAAGGTCTACAGCTGA
- a CDS encoding DUF481 domain-containing protein: MAPVQGILQLMAIHHALAAPLFLALFLTLPDGRAVKAETIRLTLKNGDTINAELVPDESTDERKVVMHPQLGRLEVSRDAIRPEPTPPAWKSSISAGVIGNNKDGNDDVTATFAATSTYKKDGDKLSLKGGYNYNTTRDGNEPFKVQTDKGSATVRYDRRLSRGISLVTFADYHYNATNEASVNTVKGAVGLGVPLINTPSTQLTLSFGPSFQWGNGGSDCDTDSACGRTYPGASFTTELDWTPNPSFRISLDNNFSALAASELKPTNSFGATIKYFPSITSGMFTSLQFLSTYNSIAKPEIDNTVNGQVGIEF, from the coding sequence ATGGCTCCAGTCCAAGGGATTCTTCAGTTGATGGCCATCCATCACGCCCTTGCAGCCCCACTGTTTCTGGCGCTGTTTCTGACGCTGCCCGACGGAAGGGCCGTCAAGGCTGAAACCATTCGACTCACCCTGAAGAACGGCGACACCATCAACGCTGAATTGGTGCCGGATGAGAGCACGGACGAGCGGAAGGTGGTGATGCATCCTCAGCTCGGCCGCCTGGAGGTGAGCCGGGATGCCATCCGACCCGAGCCGACACCCCCTGCCTGGAAATCCTCGATCTCCGCAGGAGTGATCGGGAACAACAAGGATGGGAATGACGACGTCACGGCCACATTCGCAGCAACATCGACTTACAAAAAAGACGGCGACAAACTCAGCCTGAAAGGGGGATACAACTACAACACCACCCGGGACGGGAATGAGCCCTTCAAGGTGCAGACCGACAAGGGCTCCGCGACCGTCCGTTACGACCGACGACTCAGCCGAGGCATCTCGCTGGTCACATTCGCCGACTACCACTACAACGCCACGAACGAGGCCAGCGTCAACACGGTGAAAGGGGCCGTCGGGCTCGGAGTTCCACTGATCAACACCCCATCCACCCAGCTGACGCTTTCTTTCGGCCCCTCCTTTCAATGGGGCAACGGAGGGAGCGACTGTGACACCGACTCAGCCTGTGGCCGGACCTACCCCGGAGCCAGCTTCACCACAGAGCTGGACTGGACACCGAATCCATCCTTCCGCATCAGTCTCGACAACAACTTCTCGGCCCTTGCCGCCTCGGAGTTGAAACCCACCAACAGCTTCGGCGCCACCATCAAATATTTCCCGTCCATCACCAGCGGCATGTTCACCTCCTTGCAATTCCTCTCCACTTACAACAGCATCGCCAAGCCGGAGATCGACAACACCGTCAACGGTCAAGTCGGAATCGAGTTCTGA
- a CDS encoding DUF3303 domain-containing protein, whose amino-acid sequence MQFFVCEAQIPSETQDEAYTAFIEYMEGGASEDRFDGFELVARLHMPESGRVCIICKAADAKALFRHFMFWRSMFGIDIEYTPALSCGEMVEMQKEHNAKLDEVD is encoded by the coding sequence GTGCAGTTTTTCGTTTGCGAAGCGCAGATTCCCTCTGAAACCCAGGACGAGGCCTACACCGCCTTCATCGAATACATGGAAGGTGGTGCTTCCGAAGACAGATTCGACGGCTTCGAGCTCGTGGCCAGGCTCCACATGCCGGAATCAGGTCGTGTGTGCATCATCTGCAAGGCGGCTGACGCCAAAGCGCTGTTCCGGCATTTCATGTTCTGGAGATCGATGTTCGGCATCGACATCGAGTACACACCGGCGCTGAGCTGTGGCGAGATGGTGGAGATGCAGAAAGAGCACAACGCCAAGCTTGACGAGGTCGACTGA
- a CDS encoding DUF1499 domain-containing protein: MQLIAGLFLPLLMLFHLVGPVPGDLGVHNGQLSPCPSPAHCASRSWNPADPQAGFETLAEAAADLPRSVVVERDDGYLHAQVSSALFGFVDDLELLRLKEGQEVQARSISRLGDSDLGVNARRLMELDAALEG; the protein is encoded by the coding sequence ATGCAGCTGATCGCAGGCCTGTTTCTGCCGCTCCTGATGCTGTTCCATCTCGTGGGTCCGGTGCCCGGAGATCTGGGTGTCCACAACGGCCAGCTCAGCCCATGCCCCAGTCCCGCCCACTGCGCCAGCCGTTCATGGAACCCAGCGGACCCCCAGGCCGGTTTCGAGACACTGGCGGAGGCTGCCGCAGACCTGCCCCGCAGCGTCGTGGTGGAGAGGGATGACGGCTATCTGCATGCTCAGGTGAGCAGCGCTCTGTTCGGTTTCGTCGACGATCTGGAACTCCTGCGCCTCAAGGAGGGGCAGGAAGTGCAGGCCCGTTCGATCTCACGACTCGGGGATTCCGACCTGGGCGTCAACGCCCGCCGGCTGATGGAGCTGGACGCTGCGCTCGAGGGTTGA
- a CDS encoding DoxX family protein — translation MTTDLVDRFGRLALAAMFINAVPGKLTDFGGTVSRIAAKGIPAPVGGALLAAAIVLLILGSFFLGLGRDTRLGASLLLIFLVPTTLIFHAAPIDAGFIRNLSLIGALLLAITRPVPTAGRR, via the coding sequence ATGACGACTGACCTGGTTGACAGGTTCGGTCGTCTGGCCCTGGCGGCGATGTTCATCAACGCCGTTCCAGGGAAACTGACTGACTTCGGCGGCACGGTGAGCCGCATCGCCGCCAAGGGCATTCCCGCTCCAGTGGGGGGTGCCCTGCTGGCAGCGGCGATCGTGCTCCTGATTCTCGGTTCGTTCTTTCTGGGGCTGGGGCGAGACACCCGTCTCGGTGCCTCGCTTCTGCTGATTTTTCTGGTGCCTACCACGCTGATCTTCCATGCAGCACCGATCGATGCTGGATTCATCCGCAATCTCTCCCTGATCGGAGCCCTGCTGCTGGCGATCACCCGACCCGTACCCACGGCGGGCCGTCGTTAG
- a CDS encoding chlorophyll a/b-binding protein codes for MSNSVTQSSDAWYQDAAKAQIQSERMGRAELLNGRVAMLGFLIGLITEFLTGHGIASQITFGLFGQA; via the coding sequence ATGTCCAACTCAGTCACCCAGTCCAGCGATGCCTGGTATCAGGACGCTGCCAAGGCACAGATCCAGTCGGAGCGCATGGGACGAGCCGAATTGCTCAATGGCCGTGTCGCCATGCTGGGTTTCCTGATCGGTCTTATCACGGAATTCCTCACCGGCCATGGCATTGCCAGCCAGATCACGTTCGGCTTGTTCGGCCAGGCCTGA
- a CDS encoding cytochrome P450 produces the protein MTGTLRPLPTTGAVTGILEALGFFRDPDFASRRFHEYGDVFETTLIGQRLVFIRGEQAIRDLFDQSDAVQGWWPKSVQTLLGSRSLANRNGAAHKARRRVVGQLFASAALRRYSPSIVAMVDGLADELLQSETAVPLAERMRRFAFAVIATTVLGLDEDDRDALFTDFEIWTKALFSVPLAAPGSPFARALAARSRLLKRLQTVLQEADGGRGGLDLLSGGLDEAGLPLTDEDLVEQLLLLLFAGYETTASSLSCLMRALLLDQELMPWLDEELDQLTWPPQGDPTSAFDPSRAPRLQALSSEVMRMTPPVGGFFRQTIEPIGLADVEIPAGRVIQVALAASNRQGAGDLETFRPQRHLDGSSQQMLLPFGGGERVCLGKALAELELRLMTVGLLKRVRFSLVPGQDLDLQLIPSPSPKDGLLVSSAPR, from the coding sequence GTGACCGGAACCCTTCGTCCGCTCCCGACAACCGGCGCCGTCACCGGCATCCTTGAAGCGCTTGGCTTCTTCCGGGATCCGGACTTCGCATCGCGACGATTCCATGAATACGGCGATGTCTTTGAGACGACACTGATCGGTCAGCGACTGGTGTTCATCCGGGGAGAGCAGGCGATCCGTGATCTGTTCGATCAATCCGACGCCGTTCAGGGCTGGTGGCCGAAGAGCGTCCAGACGCTGCTTGGGAGCCGTTCCCTGGCCAACCGCAACGGTGCCGCCCACAAAGCGCGCCGTCGCGTGGTGGGTCAGCTGTTCGCCTCCGCCGCCCTGCGGCGCTACAGCCCATCGATCGTGGCGATGGTCGACGGGCTGGCCGACGAACTGCTGCAGTCGGAAACGGCCGTTCCTCTGGCCGAACGCATGCGCCGCTTCGCCTTTGCGGTGATCGCCACCACGGTGCTCGGTCTCGACGAAGACGACCGCGATGCTCTGTTCACGGACTTCGAGATCTGGACGAAAGCGCTGTTCTCCGTTCCACTGGCTGCTCCCGGCAGTCCTTTCGCCAGGGCTCTGGCGGCACGCAGCAGGTTGCTGAAACGCCTGCAGACGGTGCTTCAGGAAGCGGATGGCGGGAGGGGAGGCCTGGATCTGCTGAGCGGAGGCCTGGATGAAGCCGGCCTGCCACTCACGGATGAGGATCTCGTTGAACAGCTGCTGCTGCTGCTGTTTGCCGGATATGAAACCACCGCCTCATCGCTGAGCTGCCTGATGCGGGCCCTGCTGCTGGATCAGGAACTGATGCCCTGGCTGGATGAGGAACTCGATCAACTCACCTGGCCACCGCAGGGCGATCCCACCTCAGCCTTCGATCCCAGCCGGGCGCCACGGCTGCAGGCCCTCAGCAGTGAAGTGATGCGGATGACCCCTCCGGTGGGTGGTTTCTTCCGGCAGACCATCGAACCGATCGGCCTGGCGGATGTGGAGATTCCTGCTGGACGGGTGATTCAGGTCGCCCTGGCCGCCTCCAACCGTCAGGGTGCCGGAGACCTGGAGACGTTCCGGCCGCAGCGCCACCTGGATGGGTCCTCCCAGCAGATGCTGCTTCCCTTCGGTGGTGGTGAACGGGTGTGTCTGGGCAAGGCCCTGGCGGAGCTGGAGCTCCGTCTGATGACGGTGGGTCTGCTCAAGCGGGTCCGCTTCAGCCTTGTTCCCGGACAGGATCTCGATCTTCAGCTGATCCCCAGCCCTTCGCCGAAGGACGGACTTCTGGTGAGTTCAGCGCCGCGCTGA
- a CDS encoding DUF559 domain-containing protein gives MPEHRFRGVDLNSEGHVRLCEALAAADVLFCFEVRTCIPGGDPTICRRLDLLVIGPHSLLNVEVDGARHNRTKKRECDYERDRLLSRHMRTLRFTHEAVLASPEQVVDCIQRELEQDARSLTLQLSRLKDTQGG, from the coding sequence ATGCCAGAGCATCGGTTCCGGGGTGTTGATCTGAATTCCGAGGGACACGTCCGTCTCTGCGAGGCACTCGCCGCTGCTGACGTTCTGTTCTGCTTCGAGGTACGAACCTGCATTCCCGGTGGCGATCCCACCATCTGTCGTCGGCTGGATCTGCTGGTGATCGGCCCGCATTCGCTGCTGAATGTGGAGGTGGATGGAGCCCGTCACAACCGCACCAAGAAACGGGAGTGCGATTACGAGCGTGATCGTCTGCTCAGTCGGCACATGCGCACGCTCCGGTTCACCCATGAAGCGGTTCTTGCGTCTCCGGAGCAAGTGGTGGACTGCATCCAGCGGGAACTGGAGCAGGATGCCCGATCGCTGACTCTGCAGCTCAGCAGACTCAAGGACACACAAGGCGGCTGA
- a CDS encoding sulfite exporter TauE/SafE family protein, which yields MSLESLLMFLGLGLIAVIANAMSAFAGGGAGLVQLPALILLGLPFATALATHKLASVALGIGAAGRHWRASSLDPQLSGLVLLAGLPGVWIGASAVLALPDRLASAALALLTLGLGFYSARRPELGREDRPTAWTRSTIAVGAAVLFGIGILNGSLTSGTGLFVTIWLVRWFGLSYTRAVAHTLILVGLGWNGTGALVLGISGEIRWDWLPALIAGSLIGGYLGAHLSLKRGSRMVKRAFELLALLMGVSLLIRSL from the coding sequence ATGAGCCTGGAATCCCTGCTGATGTTCCTGGGGCTCGGCCTGATCGCCGTGATCGCCAACGCGATGTCGGCGTTTGCCGGCGGCGGAGCCGGACTGGTGCAGCTGCCGGCTCTGATCCTGCTGGGCCTGCCTTTCGCCACAGCCCTGGCGACGCACAAGCTGGCCAGCGTGGCCCTGGGAATCGGTGCCGCCGGACGTCACTGGCGGGCCAGCAGTCTCGATCCGCAGCTGTCAGGCCTCGTGTTGCTGGCAGGACTTCCCGGGGTGTGGATCGGTGCCAGTGCCGTCCTGGCCCTGCCGGATCGCTTGGCCTCGGCTGCCCTCGCACTCCTCACCCTCGGACTGGGGTTCTATTCGGCCCGCCGACCTGAGCTGGGCCGTGAGGACCGGCCGACGGCTTGGACCCGTTCAACGATCGCCGTCGGGGCCGCGGTGCTCTTCGGAATCGGAATCCTGAATGGATCACTGACCTCCGGCACCGGACTGTTCGTGACCATCTGGCTCGTGCGCTGGTTCGGACTGAGTTACACCCGCGCGGTGGCCCACACGCTGATCCTGGTGGGCCTTGGCTGGAACGGCACCGGAGCCCTCGTGCTGGGCATCAGCGGGGAGATCCGCTGGGACTGGCTGCCGGCACTGATCGCCGGGTCGTTGATCGGTGGATACCTCGGAGCGCACCTGTCCCTGAAGCGGGGCAGCCGCATGGTGAAACGCGCCTTCGAGCTGCTGGCCCTGCTGATGGGCGTTTCACTGCTGATCCGGAGTCTCTGA
- a CDS encoding DUF924 family protein, with protein sequence MASGSPAQADVILNFWFQECRPIQWFQADPGMDSVIRSRFGAAVQQAIDGDCQDWHQEPQTALALVLLLDQFPRHIWRGKAAAYAGDSQALQLSLLAESHGWLQQEEQRARRQFWLMPGFTARTSPCRPRR encoded by the coding sequence TTGGCCTCCGGCTCCCCGGCTCAGGCCGACGTGATCCTGAACTTCTGGTTTCAGGAGTGCCGTCCGATCCAGTGGTTTCAAGCAGATCCTGGGATGGACAGCGTCATCCGCAGCCGGTTCGGTGCCGCGGTGCAGCAGGCGATCGACGGAGACTGCCAGGACTGGCATCAGGAACCACAGACAGCCCTGGCCCTCGTGCTGCTGCTCGATCAGTTCCCAAGGCACATCTGGCGCGGCAAGGCGGCGGCCTATGCCGGAGACAGCCAGGCTCTGCAACTCAGCCTGCTGGCCGAAAGCCATGGCTGGCTTCAACAGGAAGAGCAGCGTGCCCGGCGTCAGTTCTGGTTGATGCCAGGCTTCACAGCGAGGACCTCGCCGTGCAGACCCAGGCGCTGA
- a CDS encoding DUF1993 family protein, whose product MSRSFHSALVPPLVRNLNNLSHLLRRAGRHAEASGFPMAVLLSSRLYPDMFDLTRQVQISTDISRRGVARLSGREAPVMEDNETELSQLLERIARSIDFMESITAAELDGAEDREIRLPIPGSMGGGERVFEGEDFLRSFVLPNAYFHVTTAFAILRHNGVPIGKFDYLLGEDAP is encoded by the coding sequence GTGTCTCGCTCCTTTCACTCCGCTCTGGTTCCTCCGCTGGTGCGCAATCTGAACAATCTGAGCCACCTGCTCAGGCGGGCCGGACGTCACGCGGAGGCCTCGGGGTTCCCGATGGCCGTGCTTCTCTCCAGCCGCCTTTACCCCGACATGTTCGATCTCACCCGTCAGGTGCAGATCAGCACGGACATCTCCCGGCGGGGCGTGGCCCGTCTCTCCGGACGGGAGGCTCCCGTGATGGAAGACAACGAGACGGAGCTGAGCCAATTGCTGGAACGGATCGCACGAAGCATCGACTTCATGGAGAGCATCACAGCGGCGGAACTTGATGGGGCCGAAGACCGCGAGATCCGACTGCCCATCCCAGGAAGCATGGGGGGAGGCGAGCGGGTGTTCGAGGGGGAGGACTTCCTGCGCTCCTTCGTGCTTCCCAATGCCTATTTCCATGTGACCACCGCCTTCGCCATCCTTCGCCACAACGGCGTGCCGATCGGAAAGTTCGATTACCTCCTTGGCGAGGATGCCCCCTGA
- a CDS encoding DoxX family protein codes for MIRAVLTRPFLADLGLLLLRVFTGSLLIHHGYEKLANIENFADAFVRPLHLPFPILLSYVAAFSEVIGSWLLITGLLTRFGALAVAGTISVAIYHAIITAGFNIYLLELLGLYFAAAVAVLACGPGMLSIDELIARRLEPDYTATAESLDDLVSRTPGLSEVPVNR; via the coding sequence ATGATCCGCGCCGTCCTTACGCGCCCTTTCCTTGCTGATCTGGGTCTGCTTCTTCTGCGGGTGTTCACAGGCTCGCTTCTCATTCACCACGGTTACGAGAAGCTCGCCAACATCGAGAACTTCGCCGACGCCTTCGTGCGTCCCCTGCATCTCCCCTTCCCGATCCTGCTGTCGTACGTGGCCGCATTCTCCGAAGTGATCGGCAGCTGGCTGCTGATCACGGGTCTGCTCACCCGCTTCGGGGCTCTGGCCGTCGCCGGAACGATCAGCGTTGCCATCTACCACGCCATCATCACGGCTGGATTCAACATCTACCTGCTCGAGCTTCTCGGTCTGTATTTCGCGGCCGCCGTCGCCGTTCTGGCCTGTGGGCCTGGGATGCTTTCCATCGATGAGCTGATCGCCCGCCGGCTGGAGCCTGATTACACCGCCACGGCTGAATCTCTGGATGACCTGGTCTCCCGTACCCCCGGCCTGAGCGAAGTTCCTGTCAATCGTTGA
- a CDS encoding DUF2130 domain-containing protein translates to MNEIICPHCRTAFKIDEAGYADILKQVRDRDFEQQLQERLTLAEREKQAAVEITAQKVTTEMQKIAASKDAEIQNLKASLDARDLAQQLAIAEAVTTSERQRDMIAGELQQLKDSHATAARLAETKFAKDLQAITLQKEGELRDLRAQLDSSGVARKLAINEAVSGVEKERDALRNVLDQTQLKHQLEEQSLKDSYERQIKDRDQAIERLRDMKARLSTKMVGETLEQHCETEFNRIRAAAFPRAYFEKDNDARSGSKGDYIFRDQDEANNEIISIMFEMKNEADTTATKKKNEDFLKELDKDRTEKNCEYAVLVSLLEPESELYNSGIVDVSHRYGKTYVIRPQFFIPFITLLRNAAMKSLEVKAELALVKAQNIDITNFENELDSFRNNFSRNTDLARRRFQTAIDEIDKSILHLQKTKDALIGADNNLRLANDKAQDVSIKKLTRRNPTMAAKFAELRGSTEDG, encoded by the coding sequence ATGAATGAAATCATCTGCCCCCATTGCCGAACGGCATTCAAGATCGACGAGGCAGGGTATGCCGACATCCTCAAACAGGTTAGAGATCGGGATTTCGAACAACAGCTGCAGGAACGACTCACGCTGGCGGAGAGGGAGAAACAGGCTGCTGTGGAAATCACAGCCCAGAAAGTAACCACGGAGATGCAGAAGATCGCCGCATCAAAGGATGCAGAAATCCAGAATCTGAAAGCGTCCCTGGATGCCAGAGATCTCGCTCAACAACTGGCGATTGCAGAAGCCGTCACCACATCGGAGAGGCAGCGCGACATGATTGCAGGGGAACTGCAGCAACTCAAGGACAGTCATGCCACCGCAGCACGACTGGCGGAGACGAAGTTTGCCAAGGACCTTCAGGCGATCACACTCCAGAAAGAGGGTGAGCTGCGAGACCTCAGGGCACAGCTTGATTCCAGTGGGGTCGCACGGAAGCTGGCGATCAACGAAGCGGTGAGCGGCGTTGAGAAGGAGCGCGATGCCCTGCGGAACGTTCTCGACCAGACCCAGCTGAAACATCAGCTGGAAGAACAATCTCTCAAGGACAGTTACGAACGGCAGATCAAGGATCGCGATCAGGCGATTGAACGCCTGCGGGATATGAAAGCGCGGCTGTCCACCAAGATGGTCGGCGAAACCCTCGAGCAGCATTGCGAAACGGAATTCAATCGCATCCGCGCTGCCGCCTTCCCCAGGGCATATTTCGAGAAAGACAACGACGCCCGCAGCGGCAGCAAGGGGGATTACATCTTCCGAGATCAGGATGAGGCCAACAATGAGATCATCTCGATCATGTTCGAGATGAAGAACGAAGCCGATACAACAGCCACCAAGAAGAAGAATGAAGACTTCCTCAAGGAACTCGACAAGGACCGCACCGAGAAGAACTGCGAGTACGCCGTGCTGGTCTCACTGCTGGAGCCGGAGAGTGAGTTGTACAACTCCGGCATCGTCGATGTCTCACACCGGTACGGCAAGACGTATGTGATCCGGCCCCAGTTCTTCATCCCGTTCATCACCCTGCTGCGCAATGCTGCCATGAAGTCTCTGGAGGTGAAGGCCGAGCTGGCACTGGTGAAAGCGCAGAACATCGACATCACCAACTTCGAAAATGAACTGGACTCGTTCCGGAACAACTTCTCCCGCAACACGGATCTGGCACGCCGACGGTTCCAGACCGCAATCGACGAGATCGACAAATCAATTCTCCACCTGCAGAAAACCAAGGACGCGCTGATCGGTGCCGACAACAATCTGCGCCTTGCCAATGACAAAGCGCAGGATGTATCGATCAAGAAGCTGACCCGTCGCAACCCGACCATGGCAGCCAAATTCGCCGAGCTCCGCGGATCAACGGAAGACGGTTGA
- a CDS encoding SDR family oxidoreductase, producing MLGTVAVSGASGRTGFRVAEEVVRAGGQARLLLRPASTLPESLEACEQHRLDLTDDASLDQALRDVDSLVIATGARPSIDLSGPMRVDAWGVRRQVESCRRVGVSRVVLVSSLCAGRWRHPLNLFGLILVWKRVGERALETSGLDWTVIRPGGLSERDQDLEREAIRWSGPDQQESDSIPRRLVARCCVEALQTPASIGRIVEITSSEELEPVAMADALA from the coding sequence ATGCTCGGCACGGTGGCCGTGAGCGGAGCTTCCGGGCGGACCGGTTTCCGTGTGGCCGAAGAGGTGGTGCGTGCCGGAGGCCAGGCCAGGCTGCTGCTGCGACCAGCATCCACGCTGCCTGAATCCCTGGAGGCCTGTGAGCAGCATCGCCTCGATCTGACGGATGACGCGTCACTTGATCAGGCCTTGCGGGATGTGGATTCCCTGGTGATCGCCACAGGTGCTCGCCCCTCGATCGATCTGAGTGGTCCGATGCGTGTGGATGCCTGGGGCGTGAGGCGCCAGGTGGAGAGTTGCCGTCGTGTCGGAGTCTCCCGTGTGGTGCTGGTCAGTTCCCTCTGTGCCGGCCGCTGGCGGCATCCCCTCAACCTGTTCGGTCTGATCCTGGTCTGGAAGCGTGTCGGCGAACGTGCGCTTGAAACCAGTGGTCTGGATTGGACTGTGATCCGACCCGGCGGTCTCTCGGAGCGTGATCAGGATCTGGAGCGCGAGGCCATTCGCTGGAGCGGGCCGGATCAACAGGAGAGTGATTCCATCCCCCGGCGGCTGGTGGCCCGTTGCTGTGTGGAGGCTCTGCAGACTCCGGCGTCGATCGGTCGCATCGTCGAGATCACCAGCAGTGAGGAACTCGAACCGGTGGCCATGGCCGATGCTCTCGCCTGA
- a CDS encoding DUF4278 domain-containing protein, which translates to MTTLLYRGQAYEQAVSVQSQQLRYDRGVYGARQDAARSSRTLTYRGCGYSASNGPADQKSGNFRYRGVSYSL; encoded by the coding sequence ATGACCACGCTTCTTTATCGCGGCCAGGCTTACGAGCAGGCCGTATCAGTTCAATCCCAGCAGCTCCGTTACGACCGCGGCGTGTACGGCGCCCGTCAGGACGCGGCGCGCTCCTCCCGCACGCTCACCTATCGAGGGTGTGGGTACAGCGCCAGCAATGGCCCTGCTGATCAGAAGTCAGGCAACTTCCGCTACCGCGGGGTCTCCTACAGCCTCTGA
- a CDS encoding CP12 domain-containing protein, protein MKTIDDHIQKDQEEFLKALADHNDGKVRHLTEELQWLLDHKRAFPEDKHDPSPLELFCEQNPDEPECLVYDD, encoded by the coding sequence ATGAAAACCATCGACGACCACATCCAGAAGGATCAGGAGGAATTCCTGAAGGCCCTCGCCGATCACAACGACGGCAAGGTGCGCCACCTGACCGAGGAGCTGCAGTGGCTGCTCGATCACAAGCGTGCTTTCCCCGAGGACAAGCACGATCCTTCCCCGCTCGAGCTGTTCTGCGAGCAGAACCCCGACGAACCCGAATGCCTCGTGTATGACGACTGA
- the rpsU gene encoding 30S ribosomal protein S21: MSQVTVGENEGIESALRRFKRSVAKAGIFSDLRRIRHHETPVEKYKRKLKQRSRNRRR, from the coding sequence ATGAGTCAGGTCACTGTCGGCGAGAACGAAGGCATCGAATCCGCATTGCGCCGCTTCAAGCGGTCGGTCGCTAAGGCTGGAATCTTCTCCGATCTGCGCCGCATCCGGCACCACGAGACTCCGGTTGAGAAGTACAAGCGCAAGCTGAAGCAGCGCTCCCGCAACCGCCGGCGCTGA
- a CDS encoding nuclear transport factor 2 family protein yields MLTPPLNSDDLRRLFSKPYGTPGPTPEQWKAVYAEDVLFIDPTQEQKGVDAYIRAQDGLMKRCDDVFLETESVALNGEVAFVEWRMGLKIKGIEFIYPGATRLVFGSDGRITNHRDYFDFVGPTFGPVPVLGPFVRWIYKRFVS; encoded by the coding sequence ATGCTGACGCCTCCCCTCAACAGTGACGACCTGCGTCGACTGTTCAGCAAGCCTTACGGAACTCCCGGCCCCACCCCGGAGCAATGGAAAGCGGTCTACGCCGAAGACGTTCTGTTTATCGACCCAACTCAGGAACAAAAAGGTGTCGATGCATACATCCGCGCCCAGGACGGCCTGATGAAGCGGTGTGACGATGTGTTCCTGGAAACAGAGAGCGTGGCTCTCAACGGTGAAGTGGCTTTCGTGGAATGGCGCATGGGCCTGAAGATCAAAGGGATCGAATTCATCTACCCGGGTGCAACAAGGCTCGTTTTCGGGAGCGATGGACGCATCACCAATCACAGGGACTACTTCGATTTCGTGGGTCCGACCTTCGGCCCTGTCCCTGTTCTGGGGCCATTCGTGCGCTGGATCTACAAACGATTCGTGTCTTGA